The Juglans regia cultivar Chandler chromosome 2, Walnut 2.0, whole genome shotgun sequence genome includes a window with the following:
- the LOC109002130 gene encoding probable xyloglucan endotransglucosylase/hydrolase protein 30 — MDRLRWFGRSDTWFVFLTILLPLFFSIANSAFNVSTIPFNQGYLPLFGDGNLVRSPDGKGVRLLLDRFTGSGFISSKLYKHGFFSANIKLPSDYTAGICVAFYTSNGDLFEKSHDELDFEFLGNLQGKPWRFQTNLYGNGSTNRGREERYRLWFDPTKEFHRYSILWTAKNIIFYIDEVPIREVVRNDAMGGDYPSKPMSLYTTIWDASNWATSGGKYKVNYKYAPFVAEFKDLVLEGCPTDPIQQVSDAGVCVEKDVNLNSQDYAIVTPERRLAMRKFRQKFMYYSYCYDTLRYPVLPPECVIIPSEKRRFKDTGRLKFGGSHRRQSRRRSRTPVTSNSEFDSNM; from the exons atgGATCGTTTACGTTGGTTTGGACGCTCGGATACATGGTTCGTGTTCCTTACCATCCTTCTCCCCCTATTTTTCTCCATTGCCAACTCAGCTTTCAACGTCTCCACCATTCCTTTCAATCAAGGCTACCTTCCTCTCTTCGGCGACGGCAACCTCGTTCGCTCTCCCGACGGCAAAGGCGTCCGCCTCCTTCTCGACCGCTTCACag gttcgGGCTTCATCTCCTCCAAACTATACAAACATGGGTTCTTCAGCGCGAATATCAAGTTGCCGTCCGATTACACTGCTGGCATCTGCGTTGCGTTCTAT ACATCGAACGGTGACTTATTCGAGAAGAGTCACGACGAGCTGGACTTCGAGTTCTTAGGGAACCTTCAAGGGAAGCCATGGAGGTTCCAGACTAACTTGTATGGAAATGGAAGCACAAACCGTGGGAGGGAGGAGCGTTACCGCCTTTGGTTCGATCCCACCAAGGAATTTCATCGCTATAGCATCCTTTGGACGGCCAAGAACATCAT ATTTTACATTGATGAAGTTCCTATCAGAGAGGTTGTAAGAAATGATGCAATGGGCGGTGACTACCCATCAAAGCCAATGTCTTTGTACACCACCATATGGGACGCTTCAAATTGGGCCACATCTGGCGGCAAATACAAAGTGAACTACAAGTATGCACCCTTTGTAGCCGAGTTCAAGGACCTTGTCCTCGAGGGTTGCCCCACGGACCCTATCCAGCAAGTCTCGGATGCTGGAGTTTGCGTTGAAAAAGATGTTAACCTTAACAGTCAAGACTATGCCATTGTGACGCCTGAGCGTCGTCTCGCCATGCGAAAGTTTCGTCAAAAGTTCATGTACTACTCTTATTGCTATGATACGTTGAGGTATCCTGTGTTGCCACCAGAATGTGTTATTATTCCTTCGGAGAAGCGGCGGTTCAAAGACACCGGAAGACTTAAGTTTGGAGGAAGCCACCGCCGCCAGTCGAGGCGGAGGAGTCGGACTCCAGTCACTTCTAATTCGGAGTTTGATTCGAATATGTGA